One Deltaproteobacteria bacterium genomic region harbors:
- a CDS encoding tetratricopeptide repeat protein, translated as MNNKERPNFKTRRLLVWALLLILLLALAMEGCGGSKKPTPSGFYKKEASLNKKAKEAYANRRYNKALVLYKEALNASRAVEDIDLSAVNLINIAATYRALGQRDNAIRTVDEILEASHIKYPVARLSEAAFIKALLLKDAQDYTGARKMADKAMDFCLKANCGAQGKIFNLKARLAFLERDLPKTLALGQTGLKINRAQKNEQETANSLRLIADVKTEKAEYADARALYEEALVHDKELGLSKKIALDLRKIGVLLKKQGLSKEALKYFQRAYSVSLGGKDEAGVKLASEMINSLQTK; from the coding sequence ATGAATAACAAAGAGCGGCCGAATTTTAAAACAAGGCGCCTTCTTGTTTGGGCCTTGCTCCTGATTTTATTACTTGCTTTGGCAATGGAAGGATGCGGCGGATCAAAGAAACCTACGCCTTCAGGGTTTTATAAAAAAGAAGCCAGCCTCAATAAGAAAGCTAAAGAGGCCTATGCGAATCGCCGTTATAACAAGGCCCTGGTTCTTTACAAAGAGGCCCTTAATGCCAGCCGGGCCGTTGAGGATATTGACTTGAGCGCGGTTAACCTGATCAACATCGCCGCCACATACAGGGCCCTTGGTCAGAGGGACAATGCCATACGTACCGTAGATGAGATACTTGAGGCCTCACATATCAAATACCCTGTGGCAAGGCTCTCAGAGGCCGCTTTTATCAAGGCCCTGCTTTTAAAGGATGCCCAAGATTATACCGGTGCCCGGAAAATGGCTGATAAAGCCATGGATTTTTGTCTTAAGGCCAACTGCGGCGCGCAAGGGAAAATATTCAACCTCAAGGCCAGGCTGGCATTTTTAGAGAGAGACTTACCAAAGACGCTGGCCCTCGGCCAGACAGGTCTTAAGATCAATCGCGCCCAAAAGAATGAGCAGGAGACGGCCAATTCATTGAGACTCATTGCGGACGTTAAAACTGAAAAGGCTGAATATGCTGATGCCCGGGCGCTCTATGAGGAGGCCCTTGTTCATGATAAAGAACTGGGGCTCAGCAAAAAGATTGCCCTTGATTTAAGGAAGATCGGAGTTCTCCTCAAGAAACAGGGGCTGAGTAAAGAGGCGCTGAAATATTTTCAGAGGGCTTACTCTGTCAGCCTGGGCGGCAAGGATGAAGCGGGCGTCAAGCTGGCTTCGGAGATGATAAACAGCCTTCAAACCAAGTAG